In one Rhodocyclaceae bacterium genomic region, the following are encoded:
- a CDS encoding tripartite tricarboxylate transporter substrate binding protein, producing the protein MTDHNPRARATGACAPCHALPARALAALLLAGGIAGVHAQSWPAKPVRLVVSFAPGGANDILGRAIAQQLTEQFGQQVVVENRAGAGGAVGTEFVAKAPPDGYTLLLGTSSAFAIIPHLSKPNYDAQKDFAPIAPFATLNYVILAHPSVPVKTVKDLVALAKKSPGRFNFASSGNGSAPHLAVELFNAQAGIKLVHIPYKGGAPALTALMGGEVDLMFDTFITALPHVKSGRTRPLAVTSARRAATFPDLPTVAESGLPGYEAGNWFALFAPAGTPSPIIDRAAQAVAKATAAPAFRERLAAQGAEPMTGTPESLTALVKTESARFARLIRDAAIRAE; encoded by the coding sequence ATGACCGATCATAATCCACGCGCCCGCGCGACCGGTGCGTGTGCGCCGTGCCACGCGCTGCCTGCCCGCGCACTCGCCGCACTGCTGCTGGCGGGGGGTATCGCCGGCGTCCACGCCCAGTCATGGCCGGCGAAGCCGGTGCGCCTGGTGGTCAGCTTCGCGCCGGGCGGCGCCAACGACATCCTGGGCCGCGCCATCGCCCAGCAACTGACCGAGCAGTTCGGCCAGCAGGTGGTGGTCGAGAACCGGGCCGGCGCCGGTGGCGCGGTAGGCACCGAATTCGTCGCGAAAGCCCCGCCCGATGGCTATACGCTCCTGCTCGGAACCTCGTCCGCGTTCGCGATCATCCCGCACCTGTCGAAGCCGAACTACGATGCGCAGAAGGACTTCGCGCCGATCGCGCCATTCGCGACGCTCAACTACGTGATCCTCGCGCACCCGTCGGTACCGGTGAAGACGGTGAAGGACCTGGTCGCCCTGGCGAAGAAGTCGCCCGGCCGCTTCAACTTCGCCTCTTCTGGAAACGGTTCGGCACCCCACCTCGCGGTCGAACTCTTCAACGCGCAGGCCGGAATCAAGCTGGTGCACATCCCTTACAAGGGCGGAGCACCGGCGCTGACCGCGCTGATGGGCGGCGAGGTCGACCTGATGTTCGACACTTTCATCACCGCGCTGCCGCACGTGAAGAGCGGACGCACCCGCCCGCTCGCGGTCACCTCGGCCCGGCGCGCCGCCACCTTCCCCGACCTGCCGACGGTTGCCGAATCCGGACTGCCCGGCTACGAGGCCGGCAACTGGTTCGCCCTGTTCGCACCCGCAGGCACCCCGTCGCCGATCATTGATCGCGCCGCCCAGGCGGTAGCGAAGGCGACAGCCGCGCCCGCCTTCCGCGAGCGACTCGCCGCGCAGGGCGCCGAACCGATGACCGGTACGCCGGAGAGCCTGACGGCGCTGGTGAAGACCGAATCGGCCCGCTTCGCGCGGCTGATCCGCGACGCCGCGATCCGCGCCGAATGA
- a CDS encoding tripartite tricarboxylate transporter substrate binding protein: protein MSLSRIIPAALGLAGATLVAMPVLAQPGTAFPAKPVRIIVPFAPGGQSDIISRVVGQKLSEQWGQPMVYENRGGAGGTLGIDAMLRAPADGYTIGSGSQSALSIAQHLYAKLPYDPLKEVQGVVTLVLTPYAVAVNARVPVKDIADLVRLSRAKPGLLNFGSSGAGSISHIAAELFGDAAGTRLVHVPYKGTAPALAGLATGEIDLMFSDLTPLGPHIESKRARVIAIAGSRRSSAAPGATTLAEQGFKMQAIDGRYGFVVPAATPRDVVNRINAASVAALKMADVRNRFETQLGYAIVGDTPEDYQRAIRNDSETFGRVIKRAGIKAE from the coding sequence ATGTCACTCAGCCGAATCATTCCCGCCGCCCTGGGCCTCGCGGGCGCCACGCTGGTCGCGATGCCGGTCCTCGCCCAGCCGGGCACTGCGTTCCCCGCCAAGCCGGTGCGCATCATCGTGCCGTTCGCCCCCGGCGGCCAGTCGGACATCATCTCGCGCGTGGTCGGACAGAAGCTCTCCGAGCAATGGGGGCAGCCGATGGTCTACGAGAACCGCGGCGGTGCCGGTGGCACGCTGGGCATCGATGCGATGCTGCGTGCGCCAGCCGACGGCTACACGATCGGATCGGGCAGCCAGAGCGCGCTGTCGATCGCCCAGCACCTCTATGCCAAGCTGCCCTACGATCCGCTGAAAGAAGTGCAGGGCGTGGTCACGCTGGTGCTCACACCGTACGCGGTCGCCGTGAATGCCCGGGTACCCGTGAAGGACATCGCCGACCTGGTCCGGCTCTCGCGTGCCAAGCCGGGCCTCCTCAACTTTGGTTCGTCCGGCGCTGGCTCGATCTCGCACATCGCTGCGGAACTGTTCGGCGATGCCGCCGGAACGCGGCTGGTGCATGTGCCGTACAAGGGCACAGCCCCGGCGCTCGCCGGCCTGGCTACCGGCGAGATCGACCTGATGTTCTCCGACCTGACGCCCCTGGGACCGCACATCGAGTCGAAGCGTGCGCGGGTCATCGCGATCGCCGGGTCGCGGCGCAGCAGCGCGGCCCCGGGTGCAACGACACTGGCCGAGCAGGGCTTCAAGATGCAGGCGATCGATGGACGCTACGGCTTCGTCGTTCCGGCCGCCACGCCGCGCGACGTGGTGAACCGGATCAACGCCGCATCGGTCGCCGCGCTGAAGATGGCCGACGTGCGCAACCGGTTCGAGACGCAACTGGGTTACGCCATCGTCGGCGATACGCCCGAGGACTACCAGCGCGCGATCCGCAACGACTCCGAGACGTTCGGCAGGGTGATCAAGCGGGCCGGCATCAAGGCGGAGTGA
- a CDS encoding cupin domain-containing protein: protein MKLVAREMESALSDSALLRQKLTQIAADNKGKPQAFKMRTALLKQGRANIPVAATEDLTVMVKVYASGGENGLHAHPTEDHTFIILQGAATFYDQDGEMATLNANEGILVPKGSLYRFHSVESEGPLVMLRVGSPNYALQGKASSRVGPSGEYMQGDSKENKTVEMQVLEDAYFG from the coding sequence ATGAAACTCGTCGCCCGGGAAATGGAGTCCGCACTCAGCGACTCGGCACTGCTGCGCCAGAAGCTCACCCAGATCGCCGCCGACAACAAGGGCAAGCCGCAGGCGTTCAAGATGCGTACCGCGTTGCTCAAGCAGGGCCGCGCCAACATTCCGGTCGCGGCCACCGAAGACCTCACCGTGATGGTGAAGGTCTACGCATCGGGCGGCGAGAACGGCCTGCATGCCCACCCGACCGAAGATCATACGTTCATCATCCTGCAGGGTGCGGCGACGTTCTACGACCAGGACGGCGAGATGGCCACGCTGAACGCGAACGAAGGCATCCTGGTACCGAAAGGCTCGCTGTACCGGTTCCACTCCGTCGAGAGCGAAGGGCCGCTGGTCATGCTGCGCGTCGGCTCGCCGAACTACGCGCTGCAGGGCAAGGCAAGCTCGCGCGTAGGACCGTCCGGCGAATACATGCAGGGCGACTCGAAGGAGAACAAGACCGTCGAGATGCAGGTGCTCGAGGATGCCTACTTCGGCTGA
- a CDS encoding VOC family protein: MALQPATAHAAPVLALDHLGCIAGDFDAAAAAWERLGFRLCPRSPQRGAVPGHEGMHPWATSNRCALFQRGYLELIGVTCPGAFNPWASFMERGPGLHILALRCDGADTAYAALAADAAFLQPPVQREREVDVDGAMRLMRFRNIFSRDADCPEARYIIIEHQTPGYLWQPRYLDHDNGAVALLSATFVADDPRPIVRHLDALGRPAGVEAVDTTTFASRHGWRPSRLPGLHALTVGVLDLGRALALLEARGVPFTRDGALAWIDPAHAGGFSMGLREVQP, translated from the coding sequence ATGGCACTGCAGCCCGCCACCGCGCACGCGGCACCGGTCCTGGCGCTCGACCATCTCGGCTGCATCGCAGGGGACTTCGATGCAGCGGCGGCGGCCTGGGAACGGCTTGGATTCCGGCTCTGCCCGCGCAGCCCCCAGCGCGGCGCGGTGCCGGGGCACGAGGGCATGCATCCGTGGGCGACCTCGAACCGCTGCGCCCTGTTCCAGCGCGGCTACCTGGAGCTGATCGGCGTCACCTGCCCGGGCGCGTTCAACCCGTGGGCATCCTTCATGGAGCGCGGCCCCGGCCTGCACATCCTCGCGCTGCGCTGCGATGGCGCCGACACGGCCTACGCGGCGCTCGCCGCGGACGCGGCCTTCCTGCAGCCCCCGGTGCAGCGCGAGCGCGAGGTCGATGTCGATGGCGCGATGCGCCTCATGCGCTTTCGCAATATCTTCAGCCGCGATGCCGACTGCCCGGAAGCGCGCTACATCATCATCGAGCACCAGACACCCGGCTACCTCTGGCAGCCGCGCTACCTCGACCACGACAATGGCGCAGTCGCGCTGCTTTCGGCCACGTTCGTCGCCGACGATCCTCGGCCGATCGTCCGGCACCTGGACGCGCTCGGCAGGCCGGCAGGGGTGGAGGCGGTCGACACCACCACCTTCGCGTCGCGTCATGGCTGGCGGCCATCGAGGCTGCCCGGGCTCCACGCGCTGACCGTCGGCGTGCTCGACCTCGGCCGTGCACTGGCGCTGCTCGAGGCGCGTGGCGTGCCGTTCACCCGTGACGGTGCTCTGGCCTGGATCGACCCCGCCCACGCGGGCGGTTTCTCGATGGGCCTGCGCGAGGTGCAGCCATGA
- a CDS encoding MmgE/PrpD family protein yields MLLEKLADYAVHEQGSRLPDEVWHHAKRCVIDWSASLLPGMLCAPATVLIEALEDEIGHGRCRLPVYGSQASTRAAAMIMGAGSHTVEFDDIYRAGGYHPGSPTISAALAAAQSVDASGEDFLRGVIVGYEISTRICEAVMPSHYVYWHTTATIGCIGAAAAAATVLKCNREQFMNALANVTTHMAGLQQAFRSESMTKPMHAAHAADVGMMSALAAKKGLTGTLDMLEGELGFGAAMSKNPDWGKATAGLGEKYNITEITFKNHGSCGHTFASIDGALVLKDQHKLNAEQIASIRIETYGQATDICGRDTVSSAFEGRFSLRFTVASALIHGSVRLDAYTPERLNDAKVKDLMSRIELVEDPLLTAGYPTQRASRVKMTLTDGRKLEFFQPYRKGDPEQLLTDAEVDAKFMELAEPVLGAEKSKTLLAALWKTEAGKASALPFTR; encoded by the coding sequence ATGCTGCTTGAGAAACTGGCCGATTATGCCGTCCATGAGCAGGGGTCCCGGCTGCCGGACGAGGTCTGGCATCACGCGAAGCGCTGCGTGATCGACTGGAGTGCTTCGCTGCTGCCCGGCATGCTCTGCGCGCCGGCTACAGTACTGATCGAGGCGCTGGAAGACGAGATCGGACACGGCCGCTGCCGCCTGCCGGTGTACGGCAGCCAGGCTTCGACGCGTGCCGCCGCGATGATCATGGGTGCCGGCTCGCATACCGTCGAGTTCGACGACATCTACCGCGCGGGTGGTTACCACCCCGGATCGCCGACGATCAGCGCTGCGCTCGCCGCCGCGCAGTCGGTCGATGCCAGCGGTGAAGACTTCCTGCGCGGCGTCATCGTCGGCTACGAGATCTCCACCCGCATCTGCGAAGCGGTGATGCCTTCGCACTACGTGTACTGGCACACTACTGCCACCATCGGCTGCATCGGCGCGGCTGCGGCGGCAGCTACCGTGCTCAAGTGCAACCGCGAGCAGTTCATGAATGCGCTCGCCAACGTCACCACGCACATGGCCGGGCTGCAGCAGGCGTTCCGCTCCGAGTCGATGACCAAGCCCATGCATGCCGCGCATGCAGCCGACGTGGGCATGATGTCCGCGCTTGCCGCGAAGAAGGGGCTGACGGGCACGCTCGACATGCTCGAGGGCGAACTCGGCTTCGGTGCCGCGATGAGCAAGAACCCCGACTGGGGCAAGGCCACCGCCGGCCTCGGCGAGAAGTACAACATCACCGAGATCACCTTCAAGAACCACGGTTCGTGCGGCCATACCTTCGCCTCGATCGACGGCGCGCTGGTGCTGAAAGACCAGCACAAGCTCAACGCCGAACAGATCGCATCGATCCGCATCGAGACCTATGGCCAGGCAACCGACATCTGCGGCCGCGATACGGTGTCCTCCGCGTTCGAGGGGCGCTTCTCGCTCAGGTTCACCGTCGCCAGCGCGCTGATCCACGGCAGCGTCCGCCTCGATGCCTACACGCCCGAGCGGCTGAACGATGCCAAGGTGAAGGACCTGATGTCGCGCATCGAACTGGTCGAAGATCCGCTGCTGACCGCCGGCTACCCGACGCAGCGCGCATCGCGGGTGAAGATGACGCTGACCGACGGGCGCAAGCTCGAGTTCTTCCAGCCCTACCGCAAGGGCGATCCCGAGCAACTGCTGACCGATGCCGAGGTCGACGCCAAGTTCATGGAACTCGCCGAACCGGTGCTCGGCGCCGAGAAATCCAAGACTCTGCTCGCCGCCCTGTGGAAGACCGAGGCCGGCAAGGCCTCGGCGCTGCCATTCACCCGCTGA
- a CDS encoding polysaccharide deacetylase: MSKARRHLVCLTFDFDAISGFIARGTPTPSAISRGEFGPRVSAPRLLKMLGQRGLPTTWFVPGHTAETFPDAVASVARAGHEIGHHGWKHVPPATLSREEEENELVRGIAAIERTCGERPTGYRSPSWDLSPHSIELMLKHGFTYDSSMMGDDYTPYFARQGDIIELEQPAVFGKPSNLLEMPISWSTDDAPHFEFMRYPNAIRPGNMNADQVLGNWIADFDYMQRELDWGVLTYTCHPFIIGRGHRILMLEKLVDTLLARGAVFVRMDVAAAEYRARVAAGEA, translated from the coding sequence ATGTCAAAAGCCCGCCGCCACCTGGTCTGCCTGACCTTCGATTTCGATGCCATCTCGGGTTTCATCGCGCGTGGTACGCCCACTCCCTCGGCCATCTCGCGTGGCGAGTTCGGTCCGCGCGTGTCTGCGCCCCGGCTGCTGAAGATGCTCGGCCAGCGTGGCCTGCCGACCACCTGGTTCGTGCCCGGGCACACCGCCGAGACCTTCCCCGATGCAGTGGCCTCGGTGGCGCGCGCGGGCCACGAGATCGGACACCACGGCTGGAAGCATGTGCCGCCCGCGACGCTGTCGCGCGAGGAAGAAGAGAACGAGCTCGTGCGGGGCATCGCCGCCATCGAACGCACCTGCGGTGAGCGCCCGACCGGATACCGCTCGCCTTCGTGGGATCTGTCGCCGCATTCGATCGAGCTCATGCTCAAGCACGGCTTCACCTACGACAGCAGCATGATGGGCGACGACTACACGCCGTACTTCGCACGCCAGGGCGACATCATCGAGCTCGAGCAGCCGGCGGTGTTCGGCAAGCCTTCGAACCTGCTCGAGATGCCGATCAGCTGGTCCACCGACGATGCGCCGCACTTCGAGTTCATGCGTTACCCGAACGCCATCCGGCCCGGCAACATGAACGCCGACCAGGTGCTCGGCAACTGGATCGCCGACTTCGACTACATGCAGCGCGAGCTCGACTGGGGCGTGCTTACCTATACCTGCCATCCGTTCATCATCGGGCGTGGCCACCGCATCCTGATGCTCGAGAAGCTGGTGGACACGCTGCTCGCGCGCGGTGCGGTGTTCGTGCGCATGGACGTGGCAGCGGCCGAGTACCGGGCACGCGTGGCCGCGGGCGAAGCATGA
- a CDS encoding tripartite tricarboxylate transporter substrate binding protein, with amino-acid sequence MNASKLSALMVLALALPGPIAVAQAAEAPGPYPSRPIRYVVPFAPGGPTDIMSRAIAERLSVALGTPVVVDNRAGAGGGVGAEIVARSAPDGYTLMIGHVGTHAINISLYAKVNYDPIKDFQPISMIATLPFVLVVNPGVPAKNVKDLIALARAKPGVLNFASAGSGGPTHLAGELFKSTAAIDIVHIPYKGNAAALGDLVGGQVQMMFSNMLTAMPFVRAGKLRAIAVSTLKRSPQAPELPTVSEGGATGYDVTPWYGVLAPSGLPKPLLSRLHGEVSKIVDSPEMRERFVTQGVDLASSTPEAFAALIRAEIPRWRELVKRSGARAD; translated from the coding sequence ATGAACGCATCGAAGCTGTCGGCACTGATGGTGCTGGCGCTGGCGCTGCCGGGACCGATCGCGGTAGCGCAGGCGGCGGAGGCGCCGGGTCCGTACCCTTCACGGCCGATCCGCTACGTCGTACCGTTCGCGCCGGGCGGCCCGACCGACATCATGTCGCGTGCGATCGCCGAACGCCTGTCGGTCGCGCTCGGCACGCCTGTCGTGGTCGACAACCGGGCGGGGGCCGGCGGTGGCGTGGGTGCGGAGATCGTCGCGCGGTCCGCCCCCGACGGCTACACGCTGATGATCGGCCATGTCGGTACGCATGCGATCAACATCAGCCTGTATGCGAAGGTCAACTACGACCCGATCAAGGACTTCCAGCCGATCTCGATGATCGCGACGCTGCCATTCGTGCTGGTGGTGAACCCCGGCGTGCCAGCGAAGAACGTGAAGGACCTGATCGCGCTCGCCCGCGCGAAGCCGGGCGTACTCAACTTCGCTTCGGCTGGCAGCGGCGGCCCGACCCATCTGGCGGGTGAACTGTTCAAGAGCACGGCTGCGATCGACATCGTGCATATCCCCTACAAGGGCAATGCGGCGGCGCTGGGCGACCTGGTCGGCGGGCAGGTGCAGATGATGTTCTCGAACATGCTGACCGCGATGCCGTTCGTGCGTGCAGGCAAGCTGCGCGCGATCGCCGTCTCGACGCTCAAGCGCTCGCCGCAGGCGCCTGAACTGCCGACGGTGTCCGAGGGCGGCGCGACCGGCTACGACGTTACGCCGTGGTATGGCGTGCTCGCCCCGTCCGGGCTGCCGAAGCCGCTGCTGTCGCGGCTGCATGGCGAGGTGTCGAAGATCGTCGACTCGCCCGAGATGCGGGAACGGTTCGTCACGCAGGGGGTCGACTTGGCGTCGAGCACGCCGGAGGCGTTCGCCGCGCTGATCCGCGCGGAGATCCCGCGCTGGCGCGAACTGGTGAAGCGGTCGGGGGCGCGGGCAGACTGA
- a CDS encoding alpha/beta hydrolase, which yields MSAAGALDPVVLILPGRGNSGPAHWQTHWQRQRPGCVRIEQSEWTTPRREDWVASLQRTVASLAPAPIVLVAHSLACSLVANWVQAGDIGTVAAALLVSPSDVDSPDWPPGPIGFSPMPLMKMPFPTIVVASTNDPMVAEPRSRAFAEAWGAAYRVIGAKGHINADSGLGDWPQGQVWLDELIAGVRAAR from the coding sequence ATGAGCGCTGCCGGTGCGTTGGATCCAGTCGTCCTGATCCTGCCCGGCCGGGGCAACTCCGGCCCCGCGCACTGGCAGACGCACTGGCAGCGGCAGCGTCCCGGCTGCGTGCGCATCGAGCAGTCGGAGTGGACCACGCCGCGTCGGGAAGACTGGGTGGCCTCGCTGCAACGCACGGTGGCGTCCCTCGCGCCCGCGCCGATCGTGCTGGTCGCGCATTCGCTCGCCTGCAGCCTGGTGGCCAACTGGGTGCAGGCCGGCGACATCGGCACGGTCGCAGCCGCATTGCTGGTGTCGCCCAGCGACGTCGACTCCCCCGACTGGCCGCCCGGCCCGATCGGCTTCTCGCCGATGCCGCTGATGAAGATGCCGTTCCCGACCATCGTCGTCGCCAGCACGAACGATCCGATGGTGGCCGAACCCAGGTCCAGGGCGTTCGCCGAGGCCTGGGGTGCCGCGTATCGCGTGATCGGAGCGAAGGGCCACATCAACGCCGATTCAGGGCTGGGCGACTGGCCGCAGGGACAGGTCTGGCTAGACGAACTCATTGCGGGCGTGCGCGCGGCGCGCTGA